One genomic window of Halictus rubicundus isolate RS-2024b chromosome 12, iyHalRubi1_principal, whole genome shotgun sequence includes the following:
- the Rhogap1a gene encoding rho GTPase activating protein at 1A isoform X4, giving the protein MSVFGDFQRVWVQRFPDSALPAAWEEDVRANLVKHKQKVTALREELEKEEFYVEYLERLLADVERHKQLANSNSVTTPEKQQLVDSQIQQTCQATENSLSDSTNASHVQQAEPLAPSLPVREDISKFQDKCVSELSSTLNTSKRPKSEIPRSPDKVPELRRNSDPDVPSNYVTVIEVTGSSKKEKNEESLKEEDEKDLENAINEDGEDGDAEASEEEPYYDSVALDQTGEYVYIDARVPPVGNNNGNRAPPRRPPSLPDSPGNQSNYVNIDYFIHLLKLTLSFFHRHRAAMDSEDEEGASPAPPILLRALSTDNETGSSDAEPLSLSEGSLESPTPTTPRRQEKSKDREDDRTSMIKCIVDSVVESETVYVECLNVMLQYMKAIRATLTTSQPVISEDEFGTMFYKIPELHEQHQTFLNGLRKKLEKWDSKTTIGEQFKVMASNIGLYGAFLHNYARATDTVRRCSAHSTQFGEITRDIRLRGFPKGPGLSLEDLLHKPVARVQKNALVLHDLLKHTPVNHADHAPLSEALAMTRNFLDEFNIIQTKSMFPSHDRAQRRLVKNSFVVELSDGHRKLRHLFLFNDVIACAKYKASGRDKFTFELKWYVPVAEAVVTEDGVEPRETSPANVVSLRSQACTVRDQILWEERNDEKRIRLGGRGSEKNRKKLAELEAQLVLASPNLVLRVAHKSQHRMQNSYTFFLSSEFERSQWVEAVEALQQGGQPPGPLPLSMYELQAWVTACRTYLQTDMGSYLLRSGRDESLLLGDLHLTLLGLTPPGLDRVGDLYIIVEVDSYGHYFKRARSRVARGQAPTWGETFVVELEGSQNVRILLYEECGTRSVLRGKCVQRLSRSWLQSDQVERSLNLGPATLDVALRFVPSEVTLRRVPSAKPQGLFGAKIQQVCKREKRDVPFIITACVREVERRGVGEVGLYRVSGSASDLTKLRKSFESNSYEAEQLLKEVDVHSVTGVLKLYLREMPEALFTDALYPAFLEAFQTGELSKGAALRRVYDSLPAVNKAVIDFLLTHLIRVNKHEAQNKMSLHNLATVFGPTLLRPGTNSRSDAKSRDPLAAGTVDVMAQAGILYCFLQMHMQQNNQSL; this is encoded by the exons ATGAGCGTTTTCGGGGATTTCCAGCGTGTCTGGGTACAAAGATTCCCGGACAGCGCCTTACCGGCGGCCTGGGAGGAGGACGTCAGGGCCAACCTAGTCAAGCATAAACAGAAG GTGACTGCTCTGAGAGAAGAACTCGAGAAAGAGGAATTCTATGTGGAATATTTGGAAAGGTTGCTAGCCGATGTAGAACGTCACAAACAATTAGCGAACAGTAACTCGGTGACGACACCTGAAAAACAGCAGCTCGTGGATTCTCAAATTCAGCAGACCTGTCAAGCAACAGAAAATAGTCTGTCCGATAGTACGAACGCGTCTCATGTTCAACAAGCGGAGCCGTTGGCTCCGTCCCTTCCTGTGCGCGAGGATATAAGTAAATTTCAGGACAAATGCGTTTCCGAATTGAGCTCTACTCTGAATACGAGTAAGAGACCTAAGAGCGAGATACCGAGAAGTCCCGACAAAGTGCCTGAGCTCAGAAGAAACAGCGACCCAGATGTGCCAAGTAATTATGTAACTGTAATCGAAGTGACCGGTAGctcgaagaaagagaaaaatgagGAATCTCTCAAAGAGGAGGACGAGAAAG ATTTGGAAAATGCGATTAACGAAGATGGCGAAGATGGCGATGCGGAGGCATCGGAGGAAGAACCTTACTATGATTCCGTAGCTTTAGATCAAACAGGAGAATATGTATATATCGATGCGCGCGTCCCACCTGTTGGAAACAATAATGGGAACAGAGCACCGCCGAGGAGACCGCCTTCCCTCCCTGACTCGCCAGGGAACCAGAGTAACTATGTCAACATCGATTATTTTATACA TTTATTAAAATTGACTCTTTCCTTCTTCCACAGACACAGGGCAGCAATGGATAGCGAAGACGAAGAAGGCGCGAGTCCTGCGCCGCCGATTTTATTACGCGCTCTTAGCACCGATAACGAAACCGGTAGTAGCGACGCGGAACCTTTAAGTTTGAGCGAAGGCAGCTTAGAATCACCGACACCAACGACACCACGCCGACAAGAGAAAAGTAAAGACCGTGAGGACGATAGAACGTCTATGATTAAATGTATTGTAGACTCGGTAGTAGAAAGTGAAACTGTATATGTCGAATGTCTAAACGTGATGTTACAA TATATGAAGGCTATCAGGGCCACATTGACCACGTCCCAGCCAGTCATTTCAGAAGATGAATTCGGCACAATGTTTTACAAGATTCCAGAACTGCACGAACAGCATCAAACATTTTTGAACGGTCTTaggaaaaaattggaaaaatgggATAGCAAGACTACGATAGGTGAACAGTTTAAA GTAATGGCCAGCAACATAGGATTGTACGGAGCTTTTTTACACAATTATGCCCGCGCTACTGATACCGTGCGGAGGTGTTCAGCACATTCTACTCAATTCGGTGAAATCACAAGGGACATTAGACTCAGGGGATTTCCCAAAGGTCCTGGTCTATCTCTCGAAGATCTTTTGCATAAGCCTGTAGCTCGGGTGCAAAAGAATGCATTGGTATTGCAC GATCTTCTAAAGCATACACCAGTGAATCATGCAGACCATGCACCGCTTTCCGAAGCTCTTGCTATGACTAGAAATTTTCTAGACGAGTTCAACATTATCCAGACCAAATCAATGTTTCCG AGTCATGACAGGGCACAACGAAGATTAGTGAAGAACTCTTTTGTGGTGGAATTATCGGATGGTCATAGAAAGCTGAGGCATTTATTCTTGTTCAACGATGTGATCGCTTGTGCGAAATACAAGGCATCTGGTAGAGATAAGTTCACGTTCGAGTTAAAGTGGTATGTGCCAGTGGCGGAAGCGGTGGTGACAGAAGACGGTGTCGAACCACGCGAGACTAGTCCAGCTAACGTTGTATCACTGAG GTCACAGGCATGTACCGTACGCGATCAGATATTATGGGAAGAGCGTAACGACGAGAAACGAATAAGGCTTGGTGGTAGAGGTTCGGAAAAGAATAGAAAGAAGCTTGCCGAGCTCGAAGCTCAACTAGTATTAGCGTCTCCGAATTTAGTATTACGCGTCGCGCATAAGAGTCAGCATCGAATGCAAAACTCGTACACGTTCTTTCTGTCCAGTGAATTTGAACGGTCTCAATGGGTTGAAGCGGTGGAGGCATTGCAACAG GGCGGCCAACCACCAGGACCGTTGCCTTTGTCAATGTACGAGTTACAAGCTTGGGTTACAGCCTGCCGTACCTACCTTCAAACAGATATGGGCAGCTATTTGTTAAGATCGGGTCGCGACGAAAGTTTATTGCTAGGCGATCTTCATTTGACTCTGCTCGGCCTAACACCGCCGGGCTTAGATCGAGTAGGAGATCTCTATATAATCGTGGAAGTCGATAGCTACGGACATTACTTTAAGAGAGCAAGAAGTCGAGTTGCGAGGGGTCAGGCACCAACGTGGG gtGAGACATTCGTCGTTGAATTGGAAGGCAGCCAAAATGTTCGAATTCTGTTGTACGAAGAATGTGGAACGCGTTCGGTGTTGCGAGGCAAATGTGTACAGAGACTGAGCAGATCTTGGTTGCAGTCGGACCAAGTGGAGAGGTCGTTGAATTTGGGTCCAGCCACTCTAGACGTGGCTCTTCGTTTCGTTCCAAGCGAAGTCACTTTAAGGCGGGTACCATCTGCCAAGCCTCAAGGTTTATTTGGAGCTAAAATCCAACAAGTGTGCAA ACGCGAGAAACGAGACGTTCCTTTTATCATAACAGCCTGCGTGAGGGAGGTCGAAAGGCGAGGAGTCGGAGAAGTAGGTTTATACCGTGTCTCCGGTTCGGCGTCTGATTTAACGAAGTTACGAAAATCGTTTGAAAGCAATTCGTACGAAGCAGAGCAGTTGCTTAAAGAG GTGGACGTTCATTCGGTAACAGGCGTTCTCAAGTTGTATCTTCGAGAGATGCCCGAGGCTCTTTTCACGGATGCCCTGTACCCGGCTTTCTTGGAAGCCTTTCAGACCGGCGAGCTGTCGAAGGGTGCTGCCTTACGAAGGGTCTACGATAGCCTGCCAGCCGTGAACAAAGCGGTGATCGACTTTCTGCTGACCCATCTGATACGAGTGAACAAACACGAGGCGCAAAACAAGATGTCCCTGCACAATCTGGCAACGGTGTTTGGACCGACGTTGTTACGACCCGGCACGAATTCGCGATCCGACGCGAAAAGCCGCGACCCGTTGGCAGCTGGTACCGTCGACGTGATGGCGCAGGCAGGCATACTCTACTGTTTCTTGCAGATGCACATGCAACAGAACAATCAGTCACTCTAG
- the Rhogap1a gene encoding rho GTPase activating protein at 1A isoform X3 encodes MSVFGDFQRVWVQRFPDSALPAAWEEDVRANLVKHKQKVTALREELEKEEFYVEYLERLLADVERHKQLANSNSVTTPEKQQLVDSQIQQTCQATENSLSDSTNASHVQQAEPLAPSLPVREDISKFQDKCVSELSSTLNTSKRPKSEIPRSPDKVPELRRNSDPDVPSNYVTVIEVTGSSKKEKNEESLKEEDEKDLENAINEDGEDGDAEASEEEPYYDSVALDQTGEYVYIDARVPPVGNNNGNRAPPRRPPSLPDSPGNQSNYVNIDYFIQHRAAMDSEDEEGASPAPPILLRALSTDNETGSSDAEPLSLSEGSLESPTPTTPRRQEKSKDREDDRTSMIKCIVDSVVESETVYVECLNVMLQYMKAIRATLTTSQPVISEDEFGTMFYKIPELHEQHQTFLNGLRKKLEKWDSKTTIGEQFKVMASNIGLYGAFLHNYARATDTVRRCSAHSTQFGEITRDIRLRGFPKGPGLSLEDLLHKPVARVQKNALVLHDLLKHTPVNHADHAPLSEALAMTRNFLDEFNIIQTKSMFPSHDRAQRRLVKNSFVVELSDGHRKLRHLFLFNDVIACAKYKASGRDKFTFELKWYVPVAEAVVTEDGVEPRETSPANVVSLRSQACTVRDQILWEERNDEKRIRLGGRGSEKNRKKLAELEAQLVLASPNLVLRVAHKSQHRMQNSYTFFLSSEFERSQWVEAVEALQQVMRSHMYLDKSKGGQPPGPLPLSMYELQAWVTACRTYLQTDMGSYLLRSGRDESLLLGDLHLTLLGLTPPGLDRVGDLYIIVEVDSYGHYFKRARSRVARGQAPTWGETFVVELEGSQNVRILLYEECGTRSVLRGKCVQRLSRSWLQSDQVERSLNLGPATLDVALRFVPSEVTLRRVPSAKPQGLFGAKIQQVCKREKRDVPFIITACVREVERRGVGEVGLYRVSGSASDLTKLRKSFESNSYEAEQLLKEVDVHSVTGVLKLYLREMPEALFTDALYPAFLEAFQTGELSKGAALRRVYDSLPAVNKAVIDFLLTHLIRVNKHEAQNKMSLHNLATVFGPTLLRPGTNSRSDAKSRDPLAAGTVDVMAQAGILYCFLQMHMQQNNQSL; translated from the exons ATGAGCGTTTTCGGGGATTTCCAGCGTGTCTGGGTACAAAGATTCCCGGACAGCGCCTTACCGGCGGCCTGGGAGGAGGACGTCAGGGCCAACCTAGTCAAGCATAAACAGAAG GTGACTGCTCTGAGAGAAGAACTCGAGAAAGAGGAATTCTATGTGGAATATTTGGAAAGGTTGCTAGCCGATGTAGAACGTCACAAACAATTAGCGAACAGTAACTCGGTGACGACACCTGAAAAACAGCAGCTCGTGGATTCTCAAATTCAGCAGACCTGTCAAGCAACAGAAAATAGTCTGTCCGATAGTACGAACGCGTCTCATGTTCAACAAGCGGAGCCGTTGGCTCCGTCCCTTCCTGTGCGCGAGGATATAAGTAAATTTCAGGACAAATGCGTTTCCGAATTGAGCTCTACTCTGAATACGAGTAAGAGACCTAAGAGCGAGATACCGAGAAGTCCCGACAAAGTGCCTGAGCTCAGAAGAAACAGCGACCCAGATGTGCCAAGTAATTATGTAACTGTAATCGAAGTGACCGGTAGctcgaagaaagagaaaaatgagGAATCTCTCAAAGAGGAGGACGAGAAAG ATTTGGAAAATGCGATTAACGAAGATGGCGAAGATGGCGATGCGGAGGCATCGGAGGAAGAACCTTACTATGATTCCGTAGCTTTAGATCAAACAGGAGAATATGTATATATCGATGCGCGCGTCCCACCTGTTGGAAACAATAATGGGAACAGAGCACCGCCGAGGAGACCGCCTTCCCTCCCTGACTCGCCAGGGAACCAGAGTAACTATGTCAACATCGATTATTTTATACA ACACAGGGCAGCAATGGATAGCGAAGACGAAGAAGGCGCGAGTCCTGCGCCGCCGATTTTATTACGCGCTCTTAGCACCGATAACGAAACCGGTAGTAGCGACGCGGAACCTTTAAGTTTGAGCGAAGGCAGCTTAGAATCACCGACACCAACGACACCACGCCGACAAGAGAAAAGTAAAGACCGTGAGGACGATAGAACGTCTATGATTAAATGTATTGTAGACTCGGTAGTAGAAAGTGAAACTGTATATGTCGAATGTCTAAACGTGATGTTACAA TATATGAAGGCTATCAGGGCCACATTGACCACGTCCCAGCCAGTCATTTCAGAAGATGAATTCGGCACAATGTTTTACAAGATTCCAGAACTGCACGAACAGCATCAAACATTTTTGAACGGTCTTaggaaaaaattggaaaaatgggATAGCAAGACTACGATAGGTGAACAGTTTAAA GTAATGGCCAGCAACATAGGATTGTACGGAGCTTTTTTACACAATTATGCCCGCGCTACTGATACCGTGCGGAGGTGTTCAGCACATTCTACTCAATTCGGTGAAATCACAAGGGACATTAGACTCAGGGGATTTCCCAAAGGTCCTGGTCTATCTCTCGAAGATCTTTTGCATAAGCCTGTAGCTCGGGTGCAAAAGAATGCATTGGTATTGCAC GATCTTCTAAAGCATACACCAGTGAATCATGCAGACCATGCACCGCTTTCCGAAGCTCTTGCTATGACTAGAAATTTTCTAGACGAGTTCAACATTATCCAGACCAAATCAATGTTTCCG AGTCATGACAGGGCACAACGAAGATTAGTGAAGAACTCTTTTGTGGTGGAATTATCGGATGGTCATAGAAAGCTGAGGCATTTATTCTTGTTCAACGATGTGATCGCTTGTGCGAAATACAAGGCATCTGGTAGAGATAAGTTCACGTTCGAGTTAAAGTGGTATGTGCCAGTGGCGGAAGCGGTGGTGACAGAAGACGGTGTCGAACCACGCGAGACTAGTCCAGCTAACGTTGTATCACTGAG GTCACAGGCATGTACCGTACGCGATCAGATATTATGGGAAGAGCGTAACGACGAGAAACGAATAAGGCTTGGTGGTAGAGGTTCGGAAAAGAATAGAAAGAAGCTTGCCGAGCTCGAAGCTCAACTAGTATTAGCGTCTCCGAATTTAGTATTACGCGTCGCGCATAAGAGTCAGCATCGAATGCAAAACTCGTACACGTTCTTTCTGTCCAGTGAATTTGAACGGTCTCAATGGGTTGAAGCGGTGGAGGCATTGCAACAGGTAATGCGTTCCCATATGTACCTAGATAAGTCAAAG GGCGGCCAACCACCAGGACCGTTGCCTTTGTCAATGTACGAGTTACAAGCTTGGGTTACAGCCTGCCGTACCTACCTTCAAACAGATATGGGCAGCTATTTGTTAAGATCGGGTCGCGACGAAAGTTTATTGCTAGGCGATCTTCATTTGACTCTGCTCGGCCTAACACCGCCGGGCTTAGATCGAGTAGGAGATCTCTATATAATCGTGGAAGTCGATAGCTACGGACATTACTTTAAGAGAGCAAGAAGTCGAGTTGCGAGGGGTCAGGCACCAACGTGGG gtGAGACATTCGTCGTTGAATTGGAAGGCAGCCAAAATGTTCGAATTCTGTTGTACGAAGAATGTGGAACGCGTTCGGTGTTGCGAGGCAAATGTGTACAGAGACTGAGCAGATCTTGGTTGCAGTCGGACCAAGTGGAGAGGTCGTTGAATTTGGGTCCAGCCACTCTAGACGTGGCTCTTCGTTTCGTTCCAAGCGAAGTCACTTTAAGGCGGGTACCATCTGCCAAGCCTCAAGGTTTATTTGGAGCTAAAATCCAACAAGTGTGCAA ACGCGAGAAACGAGACGTTCCTTTTATCATAACAGCCTGCGTGAGGGAGGTCGAAAGGCGAGGAGTCGGAGAAGTAGGTTTATACCGTGTCTCCGGTTCGGCGTCTGATTTAACGAAGTTACGAAAATCGTTTGAAAGCAATTCGTACGAAGCAGAGCAGTTGCTTAAAGAG GTGGACGTTCATTCGGTAACAGGCGTTCTCAAGTTGTATCTTCGAGAGATGCCCGAGGCTCTTTTCACGGATGCCCTGTACCCGGCTTTCTTGGAAGCCTTTCAGACCGGCGAGCTGTCGAAGGGTGCTGCCTTACGAAGGGTCTACGATAGCCTGCCAGCCGTGAACAAAGCGGTGATCGACTTTCTGCTGACCCATCTGATACGAGTGAACAAACACGAGGCGCAAAACAAGATGTCCCTGCACAATCTGGCAACGGTGTTTGGACCGACGTTGTTACGACCCGGCACGAATTCGCGATCCGACGCGAAAAGCCGCGACCCGTTGGCAGCTGGTACCGTCGACGTGATGGCGCAGGCAGGCATACTCTACTGTTTCTTGCAGATGCACATGCAACAGAACAATCAGTCACTCTAG
- the Rhogap1a gene encoding rho GTPase activating protein at 1A isoform X1 — protein MSVFGDFQRVWVQRFPDSALPAAWEEDVRANLVKHKQKVTALREELEKEEFYVEYLERLLADVERHKQLANSNSVTTPEKQQLVDSQIQQTCQATENSLSDSTNASHVQQAEPLAPSLPVREDISKFQDKCVSELSSTLNTSKRPKSEIPRSPDKVPELRRNSDPDVPSNYVTVIEVTGSSKKEKNEESLKEEDEKDLENAINEDGEDGDAEASEEEPYYDSVALDQTGEYVYIDARVPPVGNNNGNRAPPRRPPSLPDSPGNQSNYVNIDYFIHLLKLTLSFFHRHRAAMDSEDEEGASPAPPILLRALSTDNETGSSDAEPLSLSEGSLESPTPTTPRRQEKSKDREDDRTSMIKCIVDSVVESETVYVECLNVMLQYMKAIRATLTTSQPVISEDEFGTMFYKIPELHEQHQTFLNGLRKKLEKWDSKTTIGEQFKVMASNIGLYGAFLHNYARATDTVRRCSAHSTQFGEITRDIRLRGFPKGPGLSLEDLLHKPVARVQKNALVLHDLLKHTPVNHADHAPLSEALAMTRNFLDEFNIIQTKSMFPSHDRAQRRLVKNSFVVELSDGHRKLRHLFLFNDVIACAKYKASGRDKFTFELKWYVPVAEAVVTEDGVEPRETSPANVVSLRSQACTVRDQILWEERNDEKRIRLGGRGSEKNRKKLAELEAQLVLASPNLVLRVAHKSQHRMQNSYTFFLSSEFERSQWVEAVEALQQVMRSHMYLDKSKGGQPPGPLPLSMYELQAWVTACRTYLQTDMGSYLLRSGRDESLLLGDLHLTLLGLTPPGLDRVGDLYIIVEVDSYGHYFKRARSRVARGQAPTWGETFVVELEGSQNVRILLYEECGTRSVLRGKCVQRLSRSWLQSDQVERSLNLGPATLDVALRFVPSEVTLRRVPSAKPQGLFGAKIQQVCKREKRDVPFIITACVREVERRGVGEVGLYRVSGSASDLTKLRKSFESNSYEAEQLLKEVDVHSVTGVLKLYLREMPEALFTDALYPAFLEAFQTGELSKGAALRRVYDSLPAVNKAVIDFLLTHLIRVNKHEAQNKMSLHNLATVFGPTLLRPGTNSRSDAKSRDPLAAGTVDVMAQAGILYCFLQMHMQQNNQSL, from the exons ATGAGCGTTTTCGGGGATTTCCAGCGTGTCTGGGTACAAAGATTCCCGGACAGCGCCTTACCGGCGGCCTGGGAGGAGGACGTCAGGGCCAACCTAGTCAAGCATAAACAGAAG GTGACTGCTCTGAGAGAAGAACTCGAGAAAGAGGAATTCTATGTGGAATATTTGGAAAGGTTGCTAGCCGATGTAGAACGTCACAAACAATTAGCGAACAGTAACTCGGTGACGACACCTGAAAAACAGCAGCTCGTGGATTCTCAAATTCAGCAGACCTGTCAAGCAACAGAAAATAGTCTGTCCGATAGTACGAACGCGTCTCATGTTCAACAAGCGGAGCCGTTGGCTCCGTCCCTTCCTGTGCGCGAGGATATAAGTAAATTTCAGGACAAATGCGTTTCCGAATTGAGCTCTACTCTGAATACGAGTAAGAGACCTAAGAGCGAGATACCGAGAAGTCCCGACAAAGTGCCTGAGCTCAGAAGAAACAGCGACCCAGATGTGCCAAGTAATTATGTAACTGTAATCGAAGTGACCGGTAGctcgaagaaagagaaaaatgagGAATCTCTCAAAGAGGAGGACGAGAAAG ATTTGGAAAATGCGATTAACGAAGATGGCGAAGATGGCGATGCGGAGGCATCGGAGGAAGAACCTTACTATGATTCCGTAGCTTTAGATCAAACAGGAGAATATGTATATATCGATGCGCGCGTCCCACCTGTTGGAAACAATAATGGGAACAGAGCACCGCCGAGGAGACCGCCTTCCCTCCCTGACTCGCCAGGGAACCAGAGTAACTATGTCAACATCGATTATTTTATACA TTTATTAAAATTGACTCTTTCCTTCTTCCACAGACACAGGGCAGCAATGGATAGCGAAGACGAAGAAGGCGCGAGTCCTGCGCCGCCGATTTTATTACGCGCTCTTAGCACCGATAACGAAACCGGTAGTAGCGACGCGGAACCTTTAAGTTTGAGCGAAGGCAGCTTAGAATCACCGACACCAACGACACCACGCCGACAAGAGAAAAGTAAAGACCGTGAGGACGATAGAACGTCTATGATTAAATGTATTGTAGACTCGGTAGTAGAAAGTGAAACTGTATATGTCGAATGTCTAAACGTGATGTTACAA TATATGAAGGCTATCAGGGCCACATTGACCACGTCCCAGCCAGTCATTTCAGAAGATGAATTCGGCACAATGTTTTACAAGATTCCAGAACTGCACGAACAGCATCAAACATTTTTGAACGGTCTTaggaaaaaattggaaaaatgggATAGCAAGACTACGATAGGTGAACAGTTTAAA GTAATGGCCAGCAACATAGGATTGTACGGAGCTTTTTTACACAATTATGCCCGCGCTACTGATACCGTGCGGAGGTGTTCAGCACATTCTACTCAATTCGGTGAAATCACAAGGGACATTAGACTCAGGGGATTTCCCAAAGGTCCTGGTCTATCTCTCGAAGATCTTTTGCATAAGCCTGTAGCTCGGGTGCAAAAGAATGCATTGGTATTGCAC GATCTTCTAAAGCATACACCAGTGAATCATGCAGACCATGCACCGCTTTCCGAAGCTCTTGCTATGACTAGAAATTTTCTAGACGAGTTCAACATTATCCAGACCAAATCAATGTTTCCG AGTCATGACAGGGCACAACGAAGATTAGTGAAGAACTCTTTTGTGGTGGAATTATCGGATGGTCATAGAAAGCTGAGGCATTTATTCTTGTTCAACGATGTGATCGCTTGTGCGAAATACAAGGCATCTGGTAGAGATAAGTTCACGTTCGAGTTAAAGTGGTATGTGCCAGTGGCGGAAGCGGTGGTGACAGAAGACGGTGTCGAACCACGCGAGACTAGTCCAGCTAACGTTGTATCACTGAG GTCACAGGCATGTACCGTACGCGATCAGATATTATGGGAAGAGCGTAACGACGAGAAACGAATAAGGCTTGGTGGTAGAGGTTCGGAAAAGAATAGAAAGAAGCTTGCCGAGCTCGAAGCTCAACTAGTATTAGCGTCTCCGAATTTAGTATTACGCGTCGCGCATAAGAGTCAGCATCGAATGCAAAACTCGTACACGTTCTTTCTGTCCAGTGAATTTGAACGGTCTCAATGGGTTGAAGCGGTGGAGGCATTGCAACAGGTAATGCGTTCCCATATGTACCTAGATAAGTCAAAG GGCGGCCAACCACCAGGACCGTTGCCTTTGTCAATGTACGAGTTACAAGCTTGGGTTACAGCCTGCCGTACCTACCTTCAAACAGATATGGGCAGCTATTTGTTAAGATCGGGTCGCGACGAAAGTTTATTGCTAGGCGATCTTCATTTGACTCTGCTCGGCCTAACACCGCCGGGCTTAGATCGAGTAGGAGATCTCTATATAATCGTGGAAGTCGATAGCTACGGACATTACTTTAAGAGAGCAAGAAGTCGAGTTGCGAGGGGTCAGGCACCAACGTGGG gtGAGACATTCGTCGTTGAATTGGAAGGCAGCCAAAATGTTCGAATTCTGTTGTACGAAGAATGTGGAACGCGTTCGGTGTTGCGAGGCAAATGTGTACAGAGACTGAGCAGATCTTGGTTGCAGTCGGACCAAGTGGAGAGGTCGTTGAATTTGGGTCCAGCCACTCTAGACGTGGCTCTTCGTTTCGTTCCAAGCGAAGTCACTTTAAGGCGGGTACCATCTGCCAAGCCTCAAGGTTTATTTGGAGCTAAAATCCAACAAGTGTGCAA ACGCGAGAAACGAGACGTTCCTTTTATCATAACAGCCTGCGTGAGGGAGGTCGAAAGGCGAGGAGTCGGAGAAGTAGGTTTATACCGTGTCTCCGGTTCGGCGTCTGATTTAACGAAGTTACGAAAATCGTTTGAAAGCAATTCGTACGAAGCAGAGCAGTTGCTTAAAGAG GTGGACGTTCATTCGGTAACAGGCGTTCTCAAGTTGTATCTTCGAGAGATGCCCGAGGCTCTTTTCACGGATGCCCTGTACCCGGCTTTCTTGGAAGCCTTTCAGACCGGCGAGCTGTCGAAGGGTGCTGCCTTACGAAGGGTCTACGATAGCCTGCCAGCCGTGAACAAAGCGGTGATCGACTTTCTGCTGACCCATCTGATACGAGTGAACAAACACGAGGCGCAAAACAAGATGTCCCTGCACAATCTGGCAACGGTGTTTGGACCGACGTTGTTACGACCCGGCACGAATTCGCGATCCGACGCGAAAAGCCGCGACCCGTTGGCAGCTGGTACCGTCGACGTGATGGCGCAGGCAGGCATACTCTACTGTTTCTTGCAGATGCACATGCAACAGAACAATCAGTCACTCTAG